One genomic segment of Bacteroidota bacterium includes these proteins:
- a CDS encoding DJ-1/PfpI family protein, with product MLQFRLYVNTVAGFMLAGILIVATACAPAESVTEAASRIRVMEEMALADAAEAAGGDVLNVGFVVLEGVYNSELMAPYDVIQHSIFRDSLRYMQPFIVAPSLDPVVTFEGIEVVPHFTFDTHPDIDVLIVPSTVNSMTADLEDKVFMSWLTETVDAARYVITVCDGAFPLAATGVLDGRIATTFPGDRDRFAAMFPSIDVRYEERFVVDGKYITSVGGAMSYEPAFYLVEHVYSKSHADKTASGLVWGWDLEQVPHLIVESP from the coding sequence ATGCTTCAGTTTCGTTTATACGTCAATACCGTTGCCGGTTTCATGCTGGCAGGAATTCTAATTGTTGCAACAGCTTGTGCGCCGGCTGAATCTGTAACTGAAGCGGCCTCCCGCATTCGGGTTATGGAAGAGATGGCACTTGCGGACGCAGCAGAGGCTGCTGGCGGCGACGTGTTGAATGTGGGATTTGTCGTATTGGAAGGTGTTTACAATTCCGAACTGATGGCCCCGTACGACGTGATCCAGCATAGCATTTTTCGGGACTCGCTTCGTTATATGCAGCCATTTATTGTGGCGCCATCGCTGGACCCTGTGGTAACCTTCGAAGGCATAGAAGTCGTGCCACATTTCACCTTTGATACCCATCCCGATATCGATGTACTCATTGTGCCGAGTACCGTGAACAGCATGACTGCAGATCTTGAAGACAAAGTATTCATGAGCTGGCTGACTGAAACGGTTGATGCTGCCAGGTACGTCATAACCGTTTGTGACGGCGCTTTCCCTCTGGCAGCTACAGGTGTGTTGGATGGACGGATTGCTACTACATTCCCTGGAGACCGAGACCGGTTTGCGGCGATGTTTCCGTCCATTGATGTGCGGTATGAGGAACGATTTGTTGTAGATGGAAAGTACATCACTTCAGTAGGCGGAGCGATGAGTTACGAGCCGGCTTTCTATTTGGTAGAACACGTCTATTCAAAATCACATGCTGATAAAACAGCCAGCGGCCTGGTATGGGGCTGGGATCTCGAACAGGTCCCGCACTTGATCGTAGAATCCCCATAG